From the genome of Cyprinus carpio isolate SPL01 chromosome B24, ASM1834038v1, whole genome shotgun sequence:
atttggggaaaaaaaataaaaatactgttcactttttttcctaatacaaatacattaaattaatataatcttaacTGCTTATAACAAGATTCTGTGTAAATATAGTTGTCATTACCATCACAAATACAGTATAGAATTTACCATttccagttgttgttgttgttttaccattaaaaacacagtaaGTGTAGATGCAGATACAGTGAAATTCATCAATAAGCTTTAAGAAAAATTTACTTCCATTACACTACTGTGAAAAGATCTTGCAGAAGATGAAAAACACTAGAAAAGAAAAGCTCAAATGGCAAAGaatttaatataaacacaatTCAGTAGGctataaaatgttaattactgtacagtaaaaaagaaattaaaaatacagcGTCCTCAACCAAAATGTATGACAAAAGACTTTCTCTACTTCCCCTAAACAGTCATCTCTCAgttctgcaaaaatacagtatacatGTAAGAAGTACTTGGCTACAAATCGATTCAATAATTACAAGTTGGGGGTTAGAACTTGTAAGGGGGGTAGACACAGAATAGTGAAAATTCTCTTATCTAAAGTTTGGTTTCTCATATACTATActgtaattttttactgtatgtgtgggtCTAATAGTATAAAAACTGTATAGATGAGCCTGTAGGCCAACTTCTTATGTACTCTTGTTTCAAACAAGTTATTACTTGAAAATTTAAGATCACAAACAACTAATTTAACTTCATCTGCATATATTATTGAGTTAGGCTATTCCAAACTAAATAATTATCTGCATCAGCAGGCTAAGTACACGGTTTAGGCTATATATGCGATTAATGTTATAACTtaaattaacatgcatttaaagtttcatttttcAAGTGATCAGAAATGTTCATGATGTAAgagtcatataaatatataatgcacaGACTGAACTGTCTCACATATTCTTACTCCTGTGCATTATAAGTGATGCAATCTTCTGGTGAAAGGTAAAACTGCAGAAAGCTCGGGAAAGTCGAATATCACAAATTCTATTTTAGAATTGTGAATGAACTACAAACAATCTGCAATTTGATcctgttgtatttatatttggtTAGTAACCATCTGAAAAATGCTcccaaacccctctaaaaccagccaacaCATCAGTCTAAAACCAGCAAGATTAGAGAACCACCGTATGCTGGATTATGAATTCTAGCAGGAATGGTAAACAAAAATAGTGTTCATGTTTAAAATGTGTGTCTTACttgatgtatgtttttattcGACTTTTAATGGCTCAAATATCGTTTTCGGTCGTTTTATCTTCGTGTATGTAATACACTATATAATATTTCAAGCACATTTGAACACGAAATACTCAATTTGTCTCAAGACGATTTTTGAATTGCGTGCTGTGAGTTTTGTCCCTACGTGGATCCGTATCAACTTGGTTAATCCAAGATGGCGGCCACCACCGTTGCAAACGTGAGttgtgctttaaataaataaatttgtcctTAATTTCAACCTAAACTTTAGATGTGTTGTGATGTAACTGGTTGATTGTAGTGCTGTTATCATGTTCCGTGTCATGGAATTCTCTATTATTTCGCGGATAACTGACAAAATATGGCAAAACTGTCCATTGGCTAACCTGATAGCGTTTATTATCTATATTCTCTGCGAAACGCTTAACTAATGTAGTTGTATTTTGCAGGATCTTGTAGATAATGATCTTCCCGCTGCTGTGCGTCTACTCAACAGTCTCACAGAACAGGTCTGTAATGTCACAGAACCTGAAGATTCTGCTTTAGATGATTTTATACgctcttattttgtgttcagcgtCACGATCGGTCATAATACACAAAGATATGAGAAGATGTGATGGTGATTGACACGGTCTTATTTTCAGGTTGCTTCAGTTACAAGTCATGTCCGGGACCTGATAAAGAAAGTCAGAGAGAAAGCTTATCAGACCTCTAAGGTAGAAGTATTTTTATGATATTGATTACATATCTTCACAATCTGCCAAAAATGTTTGatatcttctttctttttctctctaggGTTTGTCTTTTTTGGACTTGAAATATCATCTATTACTGTTTTACCTTCAAGACGTCActcatttgatcagtttaaagacAGAAGGAGAAAGTCTGAAGGACAACAGCGCCATCCACAGGCTAGTCACCATAAGGACGGTACGACACTAACCTCATAAAGCACATAACGCTCACAAAttcattttgttaaaacaaaaacaaagtgtgtCATCCATCTTTTTTTGTCATTCCTCAGCTGAATCAATTAATtctctaaataaacaaatacaatactgGCAATTGtagcatcaaattaaatatattgaaacCATGTCTTTCATTCTTCCTGATTTCCATGTATaatgtaaatgcaattaaatgtatGGAAAAGTTATAAATCAGTATATACTTGTGACAGCAGAATACTTTAATTGCTGTGCCTATGTTTAAGGATAATTCACCtcgctctgtttttgttttgtaggttTTAGAGAAGATGCGTCCTCTAGATCAAAAGCTGAAATATCAGATTGATAAATTAGTACGGACCGCAGTAACAGGCAGCCTTGGTAAGTCTTTTATTCTTACACTTTTTGTCATTGATTGCACATATTAAGAACACTCATCCACAAGTTAACAGACTTGACTGATGGTGTTTCTTCCAGCTGAGAATGACCCTCTCTACACTTTCGCCCTAACCCTCAGAATCTGGTCAGCAAGGTAATGTTCCTTTgaattaaacttatttaatttgtgcatatttttaataaacgtATTTTTTATTCTATAAGCGGAGCTAGGTAGATTTTGTAACCTGGCTTacctgattccaaattacatgacaaaaattataGTTAGTATCATAATccatataatcagactacttttagattacttttttgacctatttgatttaaataggatCATCATGtacaatattgatataaaaatatgagTATGAAAATCTATTCCAtttgagcccctttcacactgcatgttggtcccggaaaattgccggatcaccttctgtgtgaacgcaaacacatcccgggattgattTGAGTACCTAGTAatattgccgggttcagtcccggaacgagctctgtgtgaaaaaaagccagaaccaatgccgtaaagggtgtgttgtagtgatgacgcacgttattgttcgactcttttaccgggtgttttgaaggcagatcaacgttcgtgccaaaaaaatatgtgcaaactgtaatgaagcagagatcagttagctcctcactatccgcgctgaagatgagatcgttcgccagcttaagttaAAGTTAGCGTggctagcgttttcgactcgtacattacacatcacatcttgatgtcacgtgtcattacgggacctttacgggttgtgtgtgaacgcacgcacagattccgggaaattactggcagtgtgaaaggggcaaaatctagcgacccaggaacaattgccgggacacattgcCTGTGTATTAtctggaatcgcagtgtgaaaggggctttgtTGTTATCAACGTGaagtgcattaaagggatactccaccccaaaatgaacattttgtcattaatcacttacccccatgtcgttccaaacccataaaagctttgttcatcttcagaacacaatttaagatattttggatgaaaaccgggaggcctgtgactgtcccatagactgccaagtaagtaacactgtcaaggtccataaaaggtatgaaagacatcgtcagaatactccatctgccatcagacgtgcaatctgggttatatgaagtgacgggaacactttttgtaaaaaaaaaaaaaacaaaaataatgactttattcaataattcctttgtcagcggtctcctctgtgtctatatgctgtgtatgctcttctgtatcatccgtgccacaaggatgcgccgtttctacgtgtatttagttttgatttgaaagaaaacagcgcatccatgtggcacagatgatacagaaggTGATATGGAGCTATTACGGAtttgacatgggggtaagtgattaatgacaaaaatgttcattttggggtggagtatccctttaaacattatacattaaggtttcccaaactgggtttGTGAAGGAAACTGTAGGgagtttgtgagtttaatgaaaagctaatagttagttaaaacataaaaatgttaaataaaaactatttttaaaatgaatcaaaataaaacccttactgaaaaaaaattgaatattttatttgtgtgtcatGTGTCCAAAACCAAtgtcagagaaccgtgaacatgcaaatgcgatacttatatatatatatatatatatatatatatatatatatatatatatatatattatatatatatatatataaaaccaaaacaTTGCTGCGTTTCTTTCACACATAGCTGAGTGAATCTGAGAACTCAGATGAGGACGACAAAGGAGGAAACTCAAAGGGGGAAAAAGATCCCTCAGCCAGCCGGAAATACGTACCTCCTCGTATTGCTCCAGTGCATTATGGTAAGTCTTTTGATTTTGTTTAGCAGTTCACGTTGGTTACCTAGCTGAGGATTTAGATGTAGAGACATACAATAACACCGATAGTCAATACTCATCCCAAACCCTGCCCTGTCCATACACAGACGGAGACATCACAGAAGCAGACCGACAGAAGGAGCAGATCGATAAACAGAAGAGAGCGGCACTCCGCAGCTCTGTGATCCAGGAGCTCCGACAGCAATACAGCGACGCTCCCGAAGAGATCAGAGACCGCAGAGACTTCCAGACCGAACGGGAAAGCAGAGAAGAGCTCAACAGGTACATCATATGAAAGTTTATGGAAATATTATATTCTAGACATTAAATATAGCTGATACGGTAAACAAACCGTTGGTGTGATCATTCctcttttaattttgaaaaaacttcataaaagaaaaactatGAGGAGTCCATGATGGTGCGTCTCAGTATGACACGTGAGCAGAGACTCAGGAAGAGAGGGATGGTGGGAATGACATCACAGCTGAGTAACATCACACGATTCAGTGACATCAGCGCTCTGACAGGGGGAGAAGCACAGGTAAGCTGGCCCATGGCATCATGGGTAGTATTAGATATCTTGTAGAAGTTCTAGTGACCATTGTAGTATTTCTATAATgggtaaaatgcatttttttttccttttgtttgaaaaactgaattttctctTTTTGATAGGATATCGATAATCCAAAAcccaagaaaaagaagaaaattatcaagaaagggaaaaagaaaagtaagtatttgttttgtatgttacgtgaatgcttttaaaaaaaaaaaactggatattaatacatgttttaaCTTTTCAGTTTCAAGGAAGCACAAGTAAACCACTGATGCCAAGGAGAAATTTTAAGATGAATTTCAACAAAATGAT
Proteins encoded in this window:
- the LOC109049759 gene encoding LOW QUALITY PROTEIN: neuroguidin-like (The sequence of the model RefSeq protein was modified relative to this genomic sequence to represent the inferred CDS: deleted 2 bases in 1 codon) — its product is MAATTVANDLVDNDLPAAVRLLNSLTEQVASVTSHVRDLIKKVREKAYQTSKGLSFLDLKYHLLLFYLQDVTHLISLKTEGESLKDNSAIHRLVTIRTVLEKMRPLDQKLKYQIDKLVRTAVTGSLAENDPLHFRPNPQNLVSKLSESENSDEDDKGGNSKGEKDPSASRKYVPPRIAPVHYDGDITEADRQKEQIDKQKRAALRSSVIQELRQQYSDAPEEIRDRRDFQTERESREELNRKNYEESMMVRLSMTREQRLRKRGMVGMTSQLSNITRFSDISALTGGEAQDIDNPKPKKKKKIIKKGKKKISRKHK